One Thauera sp. K11 DNA window includes the following coding sequences:
- a CDS encoding helix-turn-helix domain-containing protein — protein MVTTDDKPNDTPKRSKSKRTPALCFKTGGDVREARRRLGMNQVAFWGVLGVTQSAGSRYESGRNIPKPVQILLHVAYATERQTEVFLDHLRPNRARD, from the coding sequence ATGGTAACGACAGACGACAAACCGAACGACACGCCGAAGCGATCGAAGTCCAAGAGGACGCCTGCGCTCTGCTTCAAGACGGGCGGGGACGTACGTGAAGCACGTCGCAGGCTTGGCATGAATCAAGTGGCGTTCTGGGGGGTGCTCGGCGTGACCCAATCGGCGGGTTCGCGCTACGAGTCCGGCCGCAACATCCCCAAGCCGGTCCAGATATTGCTGCACGTGGCCTACGCGACGGAAAGGCAGACGGAGGTCTTTCTCGACCACCTGCGTCCCAATCGCGCGCGCGATTGA
- a CDS encoding helix-turn-helix domain-containing protein gives MVTTDDKPNDTPKRSKSKRTPALCFKTGGDVREARRRLGMNQVAFWGVLGVTQSAGSRYESGRNIPKPVQILLHVAYATERQTEVFLDYLRPNRSRD, from the coding sequence ATGGTGACAACAGACGACAAACCGAACGACACGCCGAAGCGATCGAAGTCCAAGAGGACGCCTGCGCTCTGCTTCAAGACGGGCGGGGACGTGCGTGAAGCACGTCGCAGGCTTGGCATGAATCAAGTGGCGTTCTGGGGGGTGCTCGGCGTGACCCAATCGGCGGGTTCGCGCTACGAGTCCGGGCGCAACATTCCCAAGCCGGTCCAGATATTGCTGCACGTGGCCTACGCGACGGAAAGGCAGACGGAGGTCTTTCTCGACTACCTGCGTCCCAATCGCTCGCGCGATTGA
- a CDS encoding DUF637 domain-containing protein: MILANRSIRIGAGAIDLHLSGALDNRQGIAGSGGTLANRGTLRATGDLSASATTVLNAGLMEAGERLSVLGGDSVVNTRGGILAGRDVDVTALDGDLINERTVTHVDGTASRLTFTLGLADSAARIEALGSLSLSAGRDLYNLGGVISAIADLDLSAGRDLVIAAAEERDDSLLRTRRRTHRIESVTPYGGAVSAGGDLTAVAGQDLSVIGSRVEAGGDATLLAGNDLTLSSAADASHEDERDRRRGKKLHQETRTVRQQAAEVEAGGDLTLAAGQDLTLVASTASAGREAYLYAGRDVALLAQTDQDAFLYDKKSKGGFGSKRTRHDEVNVVTQVGSSVSAGTDLTVESGGDQRYQVANLKSGQDLTLDSGGGIAFEGVKDLEQAIHEKSDSVWAWTSARGKGKTDETLRQSELIAGGELAIRAAQHIRIDVPEVNAQTVSQTITALAEAEPQLAWLKQMERRGDIDWQRVKEVHERFQYSQSGMGPGLTLVTAIVVTALTWGTVSAWLGTGAAAGSAMAVAVPATATAAGVSAGWANAALTATVTSMASNAAIHTLNSGGDLGKALENTFSERAMKGYLTSAVVAGLMTGLVDRYFKGEGGSGAGVEGDVSQAGQATASTSASGFNLDTAAGIGQFAAYQGTRALVSAGVDTAINGGNFEEKLGAALTLAAVHTVSAVAFHEIGDLKLQDGSIEKVAVKALVGGLISQAATGDFATGALAAGANEALVKHLADLADHDPQLTGMASQLVGAVSSALSGGDPNLASDIALSDTQYNHELHKDAAKVAEQALEHCKSRPEQCDPSFVRLTTGDVLAAMEAEAQHGVGFENAKPEALAFVNNYMFALSPGLKDFLYVPTESEQQRLDFMEDAELAGTLLGGAASALKNIGTKGLAAATKDSGPISNWIASLVGKSGEQGGSVAGELTSIAQKQLDKKFKHASDFGVVTTKKNPETIAQFESAIKAHMDSPSTMQQGTYGFVKDSKVFFNSTTNNVVVIDSTGSFVTGFKLAPGTPQFNNFIKNGVLR, encoded by the coding sequence ATGATTCTCGCCAACCGCAGCATCCGGATCGGCGCCGGCGCCATTGACCTTCACCTGTCCGGCGCGCTGGACAACCGCCAGGGCATCGCCGGGAGCGGCGGCACGCTCGCCAACCGCGGCACGCTGAGGGCGACCGGGGACCTGTCGGCGTCAGCCACGACGGTGCTCAACGCCGGACTGATGGAAGCGGGCGAGCGGTTGTCGGTGCTGGGCGGGGACAGCGTGGTCAACACCCGCGGCGGCATCCTCGCCGGGCGCGACGTGGACGTCACCGCGCTGGACGGCGACCTCATCAACGAGCGCACCGTCACCCACGTCGACGGCACGGCCAGCCGCCTCACCTTCACCCTCGGGCTGGCCGACTCGGCCGCGCGCATCGAAGCGCTGGGCAGCCTGTCGCTGTCGGCCGGGCGCGATCTCTACAACCTGGGCGGCGTGATCTCGGCGATCGCCGACCTGGACCTGTCGGCGGGCCGCGACCTCGTCATCGCCGCGGCGGAGGAACGCGACGACAGCCTGCTGCGCACCAGGCGGCGCACGCACCGGATCGAAAGCGTGACCCCGTACGGCGGCGCGGTGAGCGCCGGCGGCGACCTCACCGCGGTGGCGGGCCAGGACCTGTCGGTGATCGGCAGCCGGGTCGAGGCCGGGGGTGACGCGACGCTGCTGGCCGGGAACGACCTGACGCTGTCCTCGGCGGCCGACGCGTCGCACGAGGACGAACGCGACAGGCGCCGCGGCAAGAAGCTTCATCAGGAAACGCGCACGGTGCGCCAGCAGGCCGCCGAGGTCGAGGCCGGGGGTGACCTGACGCTGGCGGCCGGGCAGGACCTGACGCTGGTGGCCAGCACCGCGAGCGCGGGGCGGGAAGCCTACCTCTACGCCGGCCGCGACGTCGCGCTGCTGGCGCAGACGGATCAGGACGCGTTCCTCTACGACAAGAAGTCGAAAGGCGGTTTCGGCAGCAAGCGCACGCGGCATGACGAAGTGAACGTCGTCACGCAGGTGGGCAGCAGCGTTTCCGCCGGCACGGATCTGACGGTGGAGAGCGGTGGCGACCAGCGCTACCAGGTGGCGAACCTGAAGAGCGGCCAAGACCTCACGCTGGACTCGGGTGGCGGGATCGCCTTCGAGGGCGTGAAGGACCTCGAGCAGGCGATCCACGAGAAGAGCGACAGCGTTTGGGCGTGGACCTCGGCCCGGGGCAAGGGCAAGACGGACGAGACGCTGCGCCAGAGCGAACTGATCGCCGGGGGCGAACTGGCGATCCGGGCGGCGCAGCACATCCGCATCGACGTCCCCGAAGTCAATGCGCAGACGGTCTCGCAGACCATCACGGCGCTGGCGGAAGCCGAACCGCAACTGGCGTGGCTCAAGCAGATGGAGCGCCGCGGCGACATCGACTGGCAGCGGGTGAAGGAAGTGCATGAGCGCTTCCAGTACAGCCAGTCGGGCATGGGGCCGGGGCTGACGCTGGTGACGGCGATCGTGGTGACGGCGCTGACGTGGGGGACGGTGAGTGCCTGGCTCGGGACGGGGGCGGCGGCCGGCAGCGCGATGGCCGTGGCGGTGCCGGCCACCGCCACCGCGGCGGGGGTTTCCGCCGGCTGGGCCAATGCCGCACTGACGGCCACGGTGACCTCGATGGCGAGCAACGCAGCCATCCACACCCTCAACAGCGGCGGCGACCTGGGCAAGGCGCTGGAGAACACCTTCTCCGAGCGCGCCATGAAGGGCTACCTGACCAGTGCGGTGGTGGCCGGCCTCATGACCGGGTTGGTCGACCGCTATTTCAAGGGCGAGGGCGGCAGCGGCGCGGGGGTGGAGGGGGATGTCTCGCAGGCCGGGCAGGCCACGGCCAGTACCAGCGCGTCCGGTTTCAACCTCGATACGGCGGCGGGCATTGGCCAGTTCGCGGCCTACCAGGGCACGCGTGCCCTGGTTTCGGCCGGGGTGGATACGGCGATCAACGGCGGGAACTTCGAAGAGAAGCTCGGCGCGGCCCTGACCTTGGCGGCCGTCCACACGGTCTCGGCGGTGGCGTTCCACGAGATCGGCGATCTGAAGCTGCAGGACGGCTCGATCGAGAAGGTCGCGGTGAAAGCGCTGGTGGGCGGGCTCATCAGCCAGGCAGCCACCGGGGACTTCGCCACCGGCGCGCTGGCGGCCGGCGCCAACGAGGCGCTGGTCAAGCATCTGGCCGACCTGGCCGACCACGACCCGCAACTGACCGGCATGGCCTCGCAACTGGTGGGGGCGGTGTCGTCGGCGCTCTCGGGCGGCGATCCGAATCTGGCCTCGGACATCGCGCTATCCGACACGCAGTACAACCACGAATTGCACAAGGACGCCGCCAAGGTAGCGGAGCAGGCGCTGGAACACTGCAAGAGCAGGCCAGAGCAATGCGATCCGAGTTTCGTGCGGCTGACGACGGGGGATGTGCTGGCTGCAATGGAGGCTGAAGCACAGCACGGGGTCGGTTTCGAGAACGCCAAGCCGGAAGCCCTGGCCTTCGTCAACAACTACATGTTTGCGTTGTCTCCGGGGTTGAAGGACTTTTTGTATGTGCCGACCGAATCAGAACAGCAGCGGCTGGATTTCATGGAGGACGCTGAACTTGCCGGAACTCTTCTTGGAGGGGCAGCCAGCGCACTGAAGAATATCGGTACGAAAGGGTTGGCCGCTGCGACAAAGGATAGCGGCCCAATATCAAATTGGATTGCAAGCCTTGTGGGTAAGAGTGGAGAACAAGGAGGTAGTGTTGCCGGAGAACTCACTAGCATTGCTCAGAAGCAGCTTGACAAGAAGTTTAAGCACGCATCTGATTTCGGTGTAGTAACCACAAAGAAGAACCCTGAAACGATTGCTCAGTTCGAGTCGGCAATCAAGGCCCACATGGATTCTCCCTCTACTATGCAGCAAGGTACATATGGATTTGTAAAGGACTCAAAGGTTTTCTTTAATTCAACCACGAATAATGTAGTTGTTATCGATAGTACGGGGAGTTTTGTCACAGGATTCAAACTTGCTCCTGGGACCCCGCAGTTTAATAACTTTATTAAAAACGGTGTCTTACGATGA
- a CDS encoding helix-turn-helix domain-containing protein, whose product MVTTDDKPNDTPKRSKSKRTPALCFKTGEDVREARRRLGMNQVAFWGVLGVTQSAGSRYESGRNIPKPVQILLHVAYATERQTEVFLDHLRPNRSRD is encoded by the coding sequence ATGGTGACAACAGACGACAAACCGAACGACACGCCGAAGCGATCGAAGTCCAAGAGGACGCCTGCGCTCTGCTTCAAGACGGGCGAGGACGTGCGTGAAGCACGTCGCAGGCTTGGCATGAATCAAGTGGCGTTCTGGGGGGTGCTCGGCGTGACCCAATCGGCGGGTTCGCGCTACGAGTCCGGCCGCAACATTCCCAAACCGGTCCAGATATTGCTGCACGTGGCCTACGCGACGGAAAGGCAGACGGAGGTCTTTCTCGACCACCTGCGTCCCAATCGCTCGCGCGATTGA
- a CDS encoding DUF637 domain-containing protein: protein MLNAGLMEAGERLSVLGGDSVVNTRGGILAGRDVDVTALDGDLINERTVTHVDGTASRLTFTVGLADSAARIEALGSLSLSAGRDLYNLGGVISAIADLDLSAGRDLVIAAAEERDDSLLRTRRRTHRIESVTQYGGAVSAGGDLTAVAGQDLAVIGSRVEAGDDATLLAGNDLTLSSAADASHEDERDRRRGKKLHQATRTVRQQAAEVEAGGDLTLAAGQDLTLVASTASAGREAYLYAGRDVALLAQTDQDAFLYDKKSKGGFGSRRTRHDEVNVVTQVGSRIEAGTDLTVESGGDQRYQVAKLKSGADLTLDAGGGIAFEGAKDLEQAIHEKSDSDWAWTSARGKGKTDETLRQSELIAGGELAIRAAEKIRIDVPEVNAHSVSQTIDALVQAEPQLAWLKEMERRGDIDWQRVKEVHERFQYSQSGMGPGLTLVTAIVVTALTWGTVSAWLGTGAAAGSAMVAAVPATATAAGVSAGWANAALTATVTSMASNAAIHTLNSGGDLGKALENTFSERAMKGYLTSAVVAGLMTGLVDRYFKGEGGSGAGVEGDISQAGQATASTSASGFNLDTAAGIGQFAAYQGTRALVSAGVDTAINGGNFEEKLGAALTLAAVHTVSAVAFHEIGDLKLQDGSIEKVAVKALVGGLISQAATGDFATGALAAGANEALVKHLADLADHDPQLTGMASQLVGAVSSAISGGDPNLASNIALSDTQYNYLSHQETDQLLKGLRECGGDNNCKDILLKDAIALSSSRSPHELLDPSLNRDAAFAEQMLQWAASGLDYGMISQRRLNELASINADHRSVADNTPVLTSGINQDDVNRQTMLNNWHYGQSTNLSLPLAATASVVYAPEVLAAMGLGKMAAGGAIGGGFDAAGQAYKLYTGTQDEYRLAQTVIASGTGALTAPLVSGAILGNALLGGAVGGTNTAITNWWYGENVQVTNAALDGLLFSGAGTAFGRLVTGQLQKRLPLFVGEKPYDPTIPILLQNVKPNSYPGYVGSAVEQGVSNIPSFRESAEGGEK from the coding sequence GTGCTCAACGCCGGGCTGATGGAAGCGGGCGAGCGGTTGTCGGTGCTGGGCGGGGACAGTGTGGTCAACACCCGCGGCGGCATCCTCGCCGGGCGCGACGTGGACGTCACCGCGCTCGACGGCGACCTCATCAACGAGCGCACCGTCACCCACGTCGACGGCACGGCCAGCCGCCTCACCTTCACCGTCGGGCTGGCCGATTCGGCCGCGCGCATCGAAGCGCTGGGCAGCCTGTCGCTGTCGGCCGGGCGCGATCTCTACAACCTGGGGGGCGTGATCTCGGCGATCGCCGACCTGGACCTGTCGGCGGGCCGCGACCTCGTCATCGCCGCGGCGGAGGAACGCGACGACAGCCTGCTGCGCACCAGGCGTCGCACGCACCGGATCGAAAGCGTGACCCAGTACGGCGGCGCGGTGAGCGCCGGCGGCGACCTCACCGCGGTGGCGGGCCAGGACCTGGCGGTGATCGGCAGCCGGGTCGAGGCCGGGGACGACGCGACGCTGCTGGCCGGGAACGACCTGACGCTGTCCTCGGCGGCCGACGCGTCGCACGAGGACGAACGCGACAGGCGCCGCGGCAAGAAGCTTCATCAGGCAACGCGCACGGTGCGCCAGCAGGCCGCCGAGGTCGAGGCCGGGGGTGACCTGACGCTGGCGGCCGGGCAGGACCTGACGCTGGTGGCCAGCACCGCGAGCGCGGGGCGGGAAGCCTACCTCTACGCCGGCCGCGACGTCGCGCTGCTGGCGCAGACGGATCAGGACGCGTTCCTCTACGACAAGAAGTCGAAAGGCGGTTTCGGCAGCAGGCGCACGCGGCATGACGAAGTGAACGTCGTCACGCAGGTGGGCAGCCGGATCGAAGCCGGCACCGATCTGACGGTGGAAAGCGGCGGCGACCAGCGCTACCAGGTGGCCAAGCTGAAGAGCGGCGCCGACCTCACGCTGGATGCCGGCGGCGGGATCGCCTTCGAGGGCGCGAAGGACCTCGAGCAGGCGATCCACGAGAAGAGCGACAGCGATTGGGCATGGACCTCGGCCCGGGGCAAGGGCAAGACCGACGAGACGCTGCGCCAGAGCGAACTGATCGCCGGGGGCGAACTGGCGATCCGTGCCGCGGAAAAGATCCGCATCGACGTTCCGGAGGTCAATGCGCACAGCGTGAGCCAGACCATCGACGCGCTGGTGCAGGCCGAACCGCAACTGGCGTGGCTCAAGGAGATGGAGCGCCGCGGCGACATCGACTGGCAGCGGGTGAAGGAGGTGCACGAGCGCTTCCAGTACAGCCAGTCGGGCATGGGGCCGGGGCTGACGCTGGTGACGGCGATCGTGGTGACGGCGCTGACGTGGGGGACGGTGAGTGCCTGGCTCGGCACGGGGGCGGCGGCCGGCAGCGCGATGGTCGCGGCGGTGCCGGCCACCGCCACCGCGGCGGGGGTGTCCGCCGGTTGGGCCAATGCCGCACTGACGGCCACGGTGACCTCGATGGCGAGCAACGCAGCCATCCACACCCTCAACAGCGGCGGCGACCTGGGCAAGGCGCTGGAGAACACCTTCTCCGAGCGCGCCATGAAGGGCTACCTGACCAGCGCGGTGGTGGCCGGCCTCATGACCGGGTTGGTCGACCGCTATTTCAAGGGCGAGGGCGGCAGCGGCGCGGGGGTGGAGGGGGATATCTCGCAGGCCGGGCAGGCCACGGCCAGCACCAGCGCGTCCGGTTTCAACCTCGATACGGCGGCGGGCATCGGCCAGTTCGCGGCCTACCAGGGCACGCGTGCCCTGGTTTCGGCCGGGGTGGATACGGCGATCAACGGCGGGAACTTCGAAGAGAAGCTCGGCGCGGCCCTGACCTTGGCGGCCGTCCACACGGTCTCGGCGGTGGCGTTCCACGAGATCGGCGATCTGAAGCTGCAGGACGGCTCGATCGAGAAGGTCGCGGTGAAAGCGCTGGTGGGCGGGCTCATCAGCCAGGCAGCCACCGGGGACTTCGCCACCGGCGCGCTGGCGGCCGGCGCCAACGAGGCGCTGGTCAAGCATCTGGCCGACCTGGCCGACCACGACCCGCAACTGACCGGCATGGCCTCGCAACTGGTGGGGGCGGTGTCGTCGGCGATCTCCGGCGGCGATCCGAATCTGGCTTCGAATATTGCGCTATCCGACACGCAGTACAACTATTTGAGTCACCAGGAAACAGACCAATTGTTGAAAGGTTTGCGCGAGTGCGGTGGCGACAACAATTGCAAGGATATTCTGTTGAAAGATGCGATCGCATTGAGCAGCAGTCGCAGTCCCCACGAATTGCTTGATCCTTCGCTGAACAGGGATGCAGCCTTTGCGGAACAGATGCTGCAATGGGCCGCCAGCGGTCTGGATTACGGCATGATCTCGCAGCGCCGTTTGAACGAATTGGCCAGCATCAACGCCGATCACCGGAGCGTGGCGGACAATACGCCGGTATTGACCTCCGGCATCAACCAGGACGACGTCAACCGGCAGACGATGCTCAATAATTGGCACTACGGGCAGTCCACGAACCTTTCGCTCCCGCTTGCTGCAACAGCATCAGTCGTTTATGCGCCGGAGGTTCTGGCCGCGATGGGCTTGGGCAAGATGGCGGCGGGGGGAGCAATTGGTGGCGGATTCGATGCGGCCGGGCAGGCGTATAAGCTTTATACGGGCACGCAGGATGAGTACCGCCTTGCCCAAACAGTCATTGCCAGTGGTACGGGCGCGTTGACCGCGCCCTTAGTGAGTGGAGCCATCCTAGGCAATGCACTTCTCGGCGGTGCGGTGGGTGGAACTAATACCGCGATAACGAATTGGTGGTATGGCGAGAATGTGCAGGTAACTAATGCCGCTCTTGATGGTCTTCTGTTCAGTGGGGCGGGGACGGCTTTTGGCCGTCTTGTCACCGGTCAGTTGCAAAAGAGATTGCCGCTATTTGTAGGGGAGAAGCCTTACGATCCTACAATTCCAATCCTGCTGCAGAATGTCAAGCCGAACTCTTATCCGGGCTATGTTGGCTCCGCGGTTGAACAAGGTGTTTCAAATATCCCTTCGTTTCGTGAATCAGCAGAAGGGGGTGAAAAGTGA
- a CDS encoding colicin immunity domain-containing protein — translation MSSILLEFAKSFVADRLSGKVFSEAYIELWKIERDKNLLQEDAPLLSECLSSIFCAADMYCEDAISREEHEFDSDQLKAEISRLIRKFELD, via the coding sequence ATGAGTTCTATCCTTCTGGAGTTTGCAAAATCTTTTGTGGCGGATCGGTTGTCTGGCAAGGTTTTTTCTGAGGCATATATTGAGCTTTGGAAAATAGAGAGGGATAAAAATCTCCTTCAGGAGGATGCTCCACTATTAAGTGAGTGCTTGTCTAGCATATTTTGTGCGGCAGATATGTATTGTGAAGATGCTATTTCACGAGAAGAACATGAGTTTGATAGTGACCAGTTAAAGGCAGAGATTTCTAGATTGATTAGGAAGTTCGAACTCGATTAG